From Balneolaceae bacterium, a single genomic window includes:
- a CDS encoding Gfo/Idh/MocA family oxidoreductase: protein MPDKINVLVVGCGNMGTSHARAYHKLDDFNIVGLVSRGDSKKKLSDELGGLPLFDNFDDALAKTSPDAVCISTYPTTHAEYTIKSLEAGAHVFVEKPISETVEDAEAIVAAAEKADKKVVVGYILRHHPGWKKFIELAEGLGKPLVMRMNLNQQSTGDEWNVHKNIMEAMSPIVDCGVHYVDVMCQMTKAKPISVHAIGARLSDEIAEDQYNYGQLQVRFDDGSVGWYESGWGPMMSEQAYFVKDIIGPNGSVSISKNTFDLPRGSSADIGSHTSVNKFRLHHSEKDQNGKLTKEDEIIDAPDEASHDELCYFEQEYFLKAIKEDLDLSDHLREVVHTLKIVLASDESVKTGRAVELE from the coding sequence ATGCCTGATAAAATTAACGTACTGGTTGTAGGATGCGGAAACATGGGGACCTCTCATGCCCGCGCATATCATAAACTGGATGATTTTAATATTGTAGGACTCGTCAGCCGGGGCGACAGTAAAAAGAAACTCTCCGATGAACTGGGTGGCCTCCCATTGTTCGATAACTTTGACGACGCCCTCGCCAAAACCTCTCCCGATGCGGTTTGTATCAGTACCTATCCCACAACTCACGCAGAGTATACCATCAAATCTTTGGAAGCGGGAGCACACGTTTTTGTAGAAAAACCAATTTCCGAAACCGTTGAAGATGCCGAGGCAATTGTTGCAGCTGCTGAGAAAGCTGACAAAAAAGTGGTGGTTGGATATATCCTGAGACATCATCCCGGCTGGAAGAAATTTATTGAACTGGCCGAAGGACTTGGCAAACCTTTGGTGATGCGCATGAACCTGAACCAGCAGAGTACGGGTGATGAATGGAACGTTCATAAGAATATCATGGAAGCGATGTCTCCCATCGTGGATTGCGGCGTTCATTACGTAGACGTAATGTGCCAGATGACCAAAGCCAAGCCGATCAGCGTACACGCAATTGGCGCACGTTTGAGTGATGAAATTGCCGAAGATCAGTACAATTACGGTCAGCTGCAGGTTCGGTTTGATGATGGATCAGTAGGTTGGTATGAATCCGGCTGGGGACCCATGATGAGCGAGCAGGCTTATTTTGTGAAGGATATTATTGGTCCAAACGGAAGTGTGAGCATCAGTAAAAACACATTCGATCTGCCGCGCGGTTCTTCAGCTGACATTGGATCTCATACCTCCGTAAATAAATTCCGACTACATCATTCCGAAAAAGATCAGAATGGTAAGCTAACAAAAGAAGATGAAATCATTGATGCGCCGGACGAAGCGAGCCACGATGAACTTTGCTACTTCGAGCAGGAGTATTTTCTGAAAGCGATCAAAGAAGATTTGGATCTGTCAGATCACTTGAGAGAGGTGGTTCATACGCTGAAGATTGTATTGGCGAGCGATGAGTCGGTGAAGACCGGAAGGGCTGTGGAGTTGGAATAG
- a CDS encoding tetratricopeptide repeat protein translates to MHIIPEFEILSEEPKEIGAFQLSPVDEETDDLILEAEEMYFEMEFGKAKQILEKIIKQNPSYIDSYFILADIARQENRIGEDEAILNRGIEYYKSGIPSDFDGEIPWGFNDNRPFLRLLHELVLTLDRNDNHEKAINNAELILKYNPNDNQGIRYLIGDLYIKNGQLEEAEDYLKKSADQYPPNRYSYALVLAKQNKRWDAITQFRLGFLENIYVSEMLRLKSPMIPYDVFESSNFNGIDVAGDYYMMMGNYWFNEVEPLQLLDYIFTHPTVATEINEVFGLLNELNNLPVSEDFIGAFDNFDSDVTVEQINRETREEILKEIDKIKGKIHTSSSKKILRDFDNYFSDN, encoded by the coding sequence ATGCACATTATACCTGAGTTTGAAATTCTTAGCGAAGAACCCAAAGAAATAGGAGCGTTCCAACTATCTCCGGTTGATGAGGAAACAGATGATTTGATTTTGGAGGCGGAGGAGATGTATTTCGAAATGGAGTTTGGCAAAGCCAAGCAAATACTTGAAAAAATCATCAAACAAAATCCCTCATATATAGACTCCTACTTTATTCTGGCTGATATTGCACGGCAGGAGAACAGAATCGGAGAGGATGAAGCGATTCTGAATCGGGGTATTGAGTATTACAAAAGTGGAATACCTTCAGATTTTGACGGGGAAATTCCCTGGGGATTCAATGATAACAGGCCTTTTTTAAGATTGTTGCACGAACTGGTTCTTACGCTCGACCGAAACGACAATCATGAGAAAGCTATAAATAATGCGGAATTAATATTGAAATACAACCCAAACGACAACCAGGGTATACGCTATTTGATTGGCGATCTTTACATAAAAAACGGGCAACTGGAAGAAGCTGAAGATTATTTAAAGAAGAGTGCAGATCAATATCCGCCCAATCGCTATAGCTATGCCCTGGTACTGGCAAAACAAAATAAACGGTGGGATGCCATTACGCAGTTCAGACTTGGATTTCTGGAAAACATCTACGTTTCTGAAATGCTTCGGTTAAAATCGCCCATGATACCATATGATGTTTTTGAGTCATCAAATTTTAACGGAATTGATGTTGCCGGAGATTATTATATGATGATGGGAAATTATTGGTTTAATGAGGTGGAACCGCTGCAACTGCTGGATTATATATTTACACATCCAACAGTAGCCACAGAAATCAACGAAGTTTTTGGTCTGCTCAATGAATTAAACAATCTGCCGGTAAGTGAAGATTTTATTGGTGCATTCGATAATTTTGATAGTGATGTAACTGTAGAACAGATAAACAGGGAAACCCGGGAAGAAATCTTAAAAGAGATTGATAAAATTAAAGGGAAGATTCATACATCATCATCTAAAAAGATTTTAAGGGATTTTGATAATTATTTTAGTGATAACTAA
- a CDS encoding carbon-nitrogen hydrolase family protein: MKVSALQLNSQPDLEQNMKAVYKSLKKAVDNGTDLVALPENFAFMGDEKQRLEQADKISEKVENLLVEWAKEFEIYLLGGGYPVPAEDGKVFNRAKLINPKGETIAVYNKIHLFDVELSDKETYRESDMVQAGKDLVVADLPEFGMKTGLSICYDVRFPELYREMAKQGAHLLFVPSAFTRPTGKAHWKTLLKARAIENSAFVVAPAQTGKHGEKRETYGHAMIIDPWGKVLDDAGEESGMATATLDLEYLKEVRKKLPSLEHRVL; the protein is encoded by the coding sequence ATGAAAGTTTCAGCCCTACAACTCAACAGCCAACCGGATCTTGAACAGAACATGAAAGCCGTGTATAAGTCTCTGAAAAAGGCAGTTGATAACGGAACCGACTTGGTAGCTCTGCCTGAAAATTTTGCATTCATGGGAGATGAGAAACAGAGATTGGAGCAGGCTGATAAAATTTCTGAGAAGGTTGAGAATTTGCTGGTTGAATGGGCTAAAGAGTTCGAAATCTATCTGCTTGGAGGCGGCTACCCTGTGCCGGCAGAAGATGGAAAAGTGTTTAACAGGGCAAAGTTAATCAATCCAAAAGGGGAGACGATTGCGGTGTATAACAAAATCCATCTGTTTGATGTGGAGCTTTCAGATAAAGAAACATATCGGGAATCGGATATGGTGCAGGCCGGGAAAGATTTGGTGGTTGCAGATCTCCCAGAATTTGGTATGAAAACCGGGTTATCGATCTGTTATGATGTTCGATTTCCTGAACTTTACCGGGAGATGGCAAAACAGGGAGCGCATCTGCTTTTTGTTCCCTCAGCGTTTACCCGGCCGACTGGGAAAGCGCATTGGAAAACTCTTCTAAAAGCACGAGCGATCGAAAACAGTGCGTTTGTAGTAGCGCCCGCCCAAACCGGGAAACATGGAGAAAAAAGAGAAACCTACGGTCACGCAATGATTATCGATCCCTGGGGAAAAGTTCTTGATGATGCCGGTGAAGAATCCGGAATGGCAACGGCAACATTGGATTTAGAATATTTGAAAGAAGTCAGGAAAAAACTACCGTCGCTGGAGCACCGGGTGTTGTGA
- the mce gene encoding methylmalonyl-CoA epimerase → MHIDHIGIAVKDLDSAVETYETLLQTSCYKREVVESQKVETAFLQTGESKVELLGATDPESVITKYIEKRGEGMHHVAFEVDDVEAEIKRLKNEGFTLLSDLPKPGADNKKIVFMHPKSSNGVLVELCESVK, encoded by the coding sequence ATGCACATCGATCATATTGGTATTGCTGTTAAAGATCTGGACTCAGCTGTTGAAACGTATGAAACGCTTTTACAGACATCTTGCTACAAGAGGGAAGTTGTAGAAAGCCAGAAAGTAGAGACAGCTTTTCTTCAAACCGGAGAATCAAAAGTGGAATTGCTCGGTGCGACCGATCCCGAGTCTGTAATCACCAAATATATTGAAAAGAGAGGCGAAGGAATGCATCATGTGGCTTTTGAAGTGGATGATGTTGAAGCTGAAATAAAACGCCTGAAAAATGAAGGGTTTACTCTGCTCAGTGACCTGCCTAAACCCGGTGCTGACAACAAAAAGATCGTTTTTATGCACCCAAAAAGTAGTAATGGTGTTTTAGTGGAGCTTTGCGAGTCTGTTAAATAA
- a CDS encoding riboflavin synthase, with amino-acid sequence MFTGIIEELGTINKITEMDGAKELSIEAPFVSEVHVDESIAVNGVCLTVVSFDEKSFNVQCVNETLRKTNLGDLIKGDPVNLERSLTLEKAIEGHIVQGHVDTVGTVTKVDEKGADKLLTFTFPKEYTDYIVGRGSIAIDGISMTVARESENSCTVAVIPYTWENTNFKIRKAGDHMNLEFDIFGKYILKYLKSREEG; translated from the coding sequence ATGTTTACAGGAATTATTGAAGAGTTAGGTACCATCAATAAAATAACGGAGATGGATGGTGCAAAAGAGCTTTCTATAGAAGCTCCTTTTGTGTCGGAAGTCCATGTGGATGAAAGCATTGCGGTGAATGGCGTTTGCCTGACCGTCGTTTCTTTTGATGAAAAATCATTTAACGTACAATGTGTGAATGAAACACTCAGAAAAACTAATCTTGGTGATTTGATAAAGGGAGATCCCGTCAATCTCGAACGATCGCTTACGCTTGAAAAAGCAATTGAAGGTCATATAGTCCAGGGCCACGTAGATACGGTTGGAACCGTTACAAAAGTGGATGAAAAGGGAGCTGATAAGCTTCTTACTTTCACATTTCCGAAAGAATACACCGACTATATAGTTGGCCGCGGAAGTATTGCGATAGATGGTATTAGTATGACTGTTGCCCGTGAAAGTGAAAATTCGTGTACGGTTGCGGTTATTCCTTATACCTGGGAGAATACCAATTTCAAAATAAGAAAAGCGGGCGACCACATGAATCTGGAGTTCGATATTTTTGGAAAATATATTCTTAAATACCTAAAAAGCAGGGAAGAGGGGTAG
- the ribD gene encoding bifunctional diaminohydroxyphosphoribosylaminopyrimidine deaminase/5-amino-6-(5-phosphoribosylamino)uracil reductase RibD has translation MTAKQDKIWMQRALSLAEKGRGYVSPNPMVGCVIVSEDGDVIGEGYHERYGQAHAEVNAINRVEDSDKLKNATVYVTLEPCSHQGKTPPCADMLAKKPIKRVVVAMKDPSEKVNGRGLDQLRKNGIEVDTGILQKEARELNESWLHYIEFNRPFVTLKIAQTADGYIAAPNGDSKWISSKKSREQVHIWRSQNDAVMVGRNTALHDNPSLTVRLVEGRQPKRVVIDGPFELPKNLNLFSDQFEEKTIVITHNIEKSQTEADPMLKMFQSNYFRGEIIHVKEVQGHSRLKEGMRKLAEHGITSLLVEGGQQLSSALLKKGLVDRLQLFIAPKLLGGGTKSIVSLDINRMEDIVPFRDFTWRQSGQDILLTANL, from the coding sequence TTGACAGCAAAACAAGACAAAATTTGGATGCAGCGCGCTCTCAGTCTTGCTGAGAAAGGGAGGGGATATGTATCTCCAAACCCGATGGTTGGTTGTGTTATTGTTTCGGAAGATGGCGATGTAATAGGTGAAGGATACCACGAACGGTATGGGCAGGCACACGCAGAAGTAAATGCGATAAATCGTGTTGAGGATTCTGATAAGTTAAAAAATGCTACCGTTTATGTAACGCTTGAACCCTGTTCACATCAAGGGAAAACCCCGCCCTGTGCAGATATGCTGGCCAAGAAACCGATTAAACGCGTTGTTGTAGCTATGAAGGATCCGTCCGAAAAAGTGAACGGCCGTGGGTTGGATCAGCTTCGAAAAAACGGTATTGAAGTGGATACAGGAATTCTACAAAAAGAAGCCAGGGAACTCAATGAAAGCTGGCTGCACTATATAGAGTTCAACCGGCCTTTTGTAACGCTGAAAATTGCCCAAACTGCAGATGGATATATTGCGGCTCCAAACGGTGATTCAAAGTGGATTAGTTCGAAAAAATCACGTGAGCAGGTTCATATTTGGCGCAGCCAGAATGATGCGGTGATGGTTGGCCGTAATACGGCCCTGCATGATAATCCATCACTTACAGTTCGATTGGTAGAAGGGCGGCAGCCAAAGCGAGTGGTTATTGACGGACCGTTTGAATTGCCAAAAAATCTGAATTTATTTTCAGATCAGTTTGAAGAGAAAACGATTGTCATCACGCATAACATAGAAAAATCACAAACGGAAGCCGACCCGATGCTTAAAATGTTTCAAAGCAATTATTTTCGGGGTGAGATTATTCATGTAAAAGAAGTACAGGGTCATTCGCGATTAAAGGAGGGAATGAGAAAACTGGCTGAACATGGAATTACATCCTTACTTGTGGAAGGCGGTCAGCAGCTTTCTTCAGCACTTTTAAAAAAAGGATTAGTGGATCGTCTGCAGCTTTTTATTGCGCCGAAACTATTGGGTGGCGGCACAAAATCTATTGTCAGCCTGGATATTAACAGAATGGAAGATATCGTACCCTTCCGAGACTTTACCTGGCGGCAGTCGGGACAGGATATTTTATTAACAGCAAATCTTTGA
- a CDS encoding peptidylprolyl isomerase, whose product MRNSTASILWILIFSFGILWVLADTQVFDAMTVGPRSLGSVNGQEISLNEYNQRVNYYTEQYSQRTGGSVTPEMRANYENQAWEDLVAAELIQQKMNEIGITVTDNELLEMVTGDNPAPFIRQRFQAEDGSIDRVALRAAIESPENSEAWIQVEQQLRDTRRQQKMSRYISSGLKVNSLEIKNEYIKENSYANIRYLRFPYADIPAEEITATEEELRAFYQDNQDRFQREETYQFRYVSWDKTPTAQDTTNIVNEVADLRAAFSNAQDDSLFLDRYGSSVDYTGAYVPADEIREEYQPVVDLEVGEVSDVVMINGNPHLFKKVDQRGNEIKFGVLSYPVVADPIATIDRLAEQASEFEFYASSEGFIEEAERRSLEVQEARASKGSAFIPGIGQSQKTLRVLENLSSNEISDPIETNDYFLVVQMIQKTAAGPRPFSEVRSQVENIVVDNKRKDRMLERVQELYQSNSGLEAIAAASDKEIQEAQDLRMAATRIPDAGREVGVIGKIFGMEQGDLSDPFQGENGVYVLEVTELSMADPENMTDTQRQQIQSRLEQQKFMMFNQVFLDQLKAEADIVDNRREMLQ is encoded by the coding sequence ATGAGAAACAGTACAGCCTCCATTCTTTGGATACTGATATTCTCATTTGGAATTTTATGGGTGTTGGCAGATACCCAGGTATTTGATGCTATGACAGTTGGACCGAGATCACTTGGCAGTGTAAATGGCCAGGAGATCTCTCTGAATGAGTACAATCAGCGGGTAAATTATTACACCGAACAATACAGTCAGCGAACCGGTGGTTCAGTTACTCCGGAAATGAGAGCTAATTACGAAAATCAGGCGTGGGAAGACCTCGTAGCGGCTGAGCTGATTCAGCAGAAGATGAATGAGATTGGTATAACTGTAACTGATAATGAGTTGCTTGAGATGGTAACGGGAGATAATCCAGCCCCATTTATCCGCCAGCGATTCCAGGCAGAAGATGGTTCGATAGACAGGGTTGCACTTCGTGCAGCAATTGAGTCTCCTGAAAACAGCGAGGCGTGGATTCAGGTGGAACAGCAATTGCGTGATACGCGACGCCAGCAAAAAATGAGCAGATATATCTCATCAGGGCTGAAAGTAAACTCGCTTGAAATTAAGAATGAGTATATCAAAGAAAACTCATATGCTAATATCCGATATCTTCGATTCCCCTATGCTGATATTCCGGCAGAAGAGATCACGGCAACGGAAGAGGAATTACGAGCTTTCTATCAAGACAACCAGGATCGTTTTCAGCGGGAAGAAACCTACCAATTCAGGTATGTAAGTTGGGATAAAACACCAACAGCGCAGGATACAACCAATATTGTAAACGAGGTAGCAGACCTGCGAGCTGCATTTTCGAATGCTCAGGACGATTCGCTCTTCCTGGACAGATATGGTTCATCGGTTGATTATACAGGAGCATATGTTCCGGCCGATGAGATTCGGGAAGAATATCAGCCTGTGGTGGATCTGGAAGTTGGAGAAGTGTCTGACGTAGTTATGATTAACGGTAATCCGCATCTATTTAAAAAAGTGGATCAACGCGGAAATGAAATTAAATTTGGTGTGCTTTCCTACCCGGTTGTGGCCGATCCGATTGCAACTATCGACCGGCTTGCAGAACAAGCAAGTGAGTTTGAGTTTTACGCATCCTCGGAAGGGTTTATAGAGGAAGCTGAGCGAAGAAGCCTGGAGGTACAGGAAGCAAGGGCATCGAAAGGGAGTGCATTCATCCCCGGAATAGGACAAAGCCAAAAAACACTTCGGGTGTTGGAAAATCTTTCAAGTAATGAGATTTCTGATCCGATTGAAACGAATGATTATTTCCTGGTCGTTCAGATGATTCAAAAGACTGCGGCGGGCCCCCGTCCATTCTCCGAAGTTCGAAGCCAGGTCGAAAACATTGTGGTCGACAACAAGCGGAAGGATAGGATGCTTGAACGGGTTCAGGAGTTGTATCAAAGCAATTCCGGACTTGAAGCAATTGCCGCAGCGTCTGATAAAGAGATCCAAGAAGCACAAGATCTGCGAATGGCAGCAACCCGAATTCCCGATGCCGGACGTGAAGTGGGCGTTATCGGTAAGATTTTCGGTATGGAACAGGGCGATCTGTCGGATCCTTTTCAAGGTGAAAATGGAGTCTATGTTCTGGAGGTTACCGAACTCTCTATGGCAGACCCCGAAAATATGACGGATACACAACGTCAACAGATTCAGAGCCGTCTTGAACAGCAGAAATTTATGATGTTTAACCAGGTATTTTTGGATCAGCTTAAAGCAGAAGCCGATATTGTAGACAACAGACGAGAGATGCTTCAGTAA
- a CDS encoding MlaD family protein: MNLSNEAKVGITVFLAVIVAIIGFRFMRDVPIFGTSLTISSTFEKADGISNGSLVYIKGVRVGSVNSVQLTPESNVRVGMSIDTNINIPEDSRANLTSLGIVEGKSIVIELGSSSRMLESGDEIAGTYAQTMMETLGAQGEQLGSDVSNSINELNQFLRQLNKTVDDETRGKLDETLNNLLESSDRVANLLEEKQGDIDKAIESGSRVISQLDTLTTNNRPKVDSLMTSIEENVRQLSVVREELEVASGSLNQLLDKLNRGEGTMGKLINDPSVYDNIDSLTVELNKLVKGINEDPGKYLKHMSIIEVF, translated from the coding sequence ATGAATTTGAGTAACGAAGCTAAAGTAGGAATAACCGTTTTCCTGGCTGTGATTGTAGCCATTATTGGATTTCGATTCATGCGGGACGTACCAATTTTCGGTACATCCCTAACGATCAGCAGTACATTTGAGAAAGCGGATGGAATTAGCAATGGAAGCCTTGTGTACATTAAAGGTGTTCGTGTAGGATCGGTAAATTCAGTACAATTGACGCCGGAAAGCAACGTGCGTGTGGGAATGAGTATTGATACAAATATTAATATTCCGGAGGATTCCCGGGCGAATCTCACTTCACTTGGCATTGTAGAGGGCAAATCGATTGTAATAGAACTTGGCAGTTCCTCGCGAATGCTGGAAAGCGGAGATGAAATTGCCGGAACTTACGCTCAGACCATGATGGAAACGTTAGGTGCACAGGGAGAACAGCTTGGGTCGGATGTTTCGAACTCCATAAACGAATTGAACCAGTTTCTGCGTCAGTTAAATAAAACTGTAGATGATGAAACACGGGGTAAACTCGATGAAACGTTGAACAACCTCTTGGAATCTTCAGACAGAGTGGCCAATCTTCTGGAAGAAAAACAGGGTGATATAGACAAAGCGATTGAATCTGGAAGTCGTGTTATCAGTCAGCTGGATACGCTCACAACCAACAATCGCCCAAAAGTTGATAGCCTGATGACGTCGATTGAAGAGAATGTCAGGCAGCTTTCTGTAGTGCGCGAAGAGCTGGAAGTGGCTTCAGGCAGTCTCAATCAACTCCTGGACAAATTGAATCGCGGAGAAGGCACTATGGGTAAACTTATTAACGATCCCTCTGTATATGACAACATCGATTCTCTGACTGTTGAACTAAACAAACTTGTAAAAGGGATTAACGAAGACCCTGGAAAATATTTAAAACACATGAGTATCATTGAGGTGTTTTAA
- a CDS encoding ATP-binding cassette domain-containing protein, with the protein MIDIKNLKKSFGDLLVWQDVSFSIEEGEITAIIGRSGCGKSVLLKHINALLEPDTGEVIIDGKNIFELDYVDKRKLRQKFGVLFQGSALFDSINTFENVAFPLRYFTNQTEEEINENVMRALGYVNLESAAQQETAELSGGMRKRVGLARAIILEPKYIMYDEPTSGLDPQTADEINELILEMANQFDVTSIVVTHDMHSVLEVADKVAFLDQQELSWHGTIEEMKNSNQKNLVDFITASEHQVKH; encoded by the coding sequence ATGATCGATATCAAAAATCTTAAAAAAAGTTTCGGTGACCTCTTGGTCTGGCAGGATGTATCTTTCAGTATTGAAGAGGGCGAGATCACTGCTATAATCGGTCGGTCCGGATGCGGAAAATCCGTACTTTTGAAACATATTAATGCCCTTTTAGAGCCGGATACAGGAGAGGTTATTATCGACGGAAAGAATATTTTTGAACTCGATTATGTTGATAAAAGAAAACTTCGCCAGAAATTTGGTGTACTATTCCAGGGATCGGCATTGTTTGATTCTATAAATACGTTTGAAAATGTGGCATTTCCACTTCGATATTTTACAAATCAAACCGAAGAAGAAATTAATGAGAATGTAATGCGGGCTTTGGGATATGTAAATCTCGAAAGTGCAGCGCAGCAGGAAACAGCAGAACTATCAGGTGGTATGAGAAAACGCGTAGGCCTTGCCAGGGCTATTATCCTGGAACCCAAGTATATTATGTATGATGAGCCAACTTCAGGTCTCGATCCGCAAACGGCTGATGAAATTAATGAGTTGATTCTGGAGATGGCAAACCAGTTTGATGTTACTTCCATTGTGGTTACCCACGATATGCACAGCGTTCTTGAAGTAGCCGATAAAGTTGCATTTTTGGATCAACAGGAGCTAAGTTGGCATGGTACAATTGAAGAGATGAAAAATAGTAACCAGAAAAACCTGGTCGATTTCATTACAGCCAGTGAACATCAAGTTAAACATTAA